The following are from one region of the Advenella mimigardefordensis DPN7 genome:
- the efp gene encoding elongation factor P — MKTAQELRVGNVVMVGTEPLVVQKAEYNKSGRNSAVVKLKFKNLLTGSGSEQVSKADEKFEVVLLEKKECTYSYFADPMYVFMDEEYNQYEVEAESMGDALNYLEEGMTVEVVFYEGRAISVELPTIIVREITYTEPAVKGDTSGKVLKPAKISTGFDLAVPLFCNIGDKIEIDTRTNEYRSRVM, encoded by the coding sequence ATGAAAACCGCACAAGAACTGCGCGTAGGTAACGTCGTCATGGTGGGCACCGAACCCCTGGTCGTGCAAAAAGCTGAATACAACAAATCCGGCCGTAACTCCGCTGTTGTTAAACTCAAATTCAAAAACCTGCTGACAGGCTCAGGCAGCGAACAGGTTTCCAAAGCAGACGAAAAATTTGAAGTCGTCCTGCTGGAAAAGAAAGAGTGTACCTATTCGTATTTCGCAGACCCCATGTATGTTTTCATGGACGAAGAGTACAACCAGTACGAAGTTGAAGCAGAAAGCATGGGCGACGCCCTGAACTACCTGGAAGAAGGCATGACTGTTGAAGTTGTGTTCTACGAAGGCCGTGCCATTTCTGTTGAACTGCCAACCATCATTGTTCGTGAAATCACCTACACCGAACCTGCTGTTAAGGGCGATACCTCAGGCAAAGTACTGAAACCCGCTAAAATCAGCACCGGTTTCGATCTGGCCGTACCATTGTTCTGCAATATCGGCGATAAAATCGAAATCGATACGCGCACCAACGAATATCGCAGCCGCGTTATGTAA
- a CDS encoding elongation factor P maturation arginine rhamnosyltransferase EarP, translated as MDASTKPMALENAPDIDIFCRVVDNYGDIGVCWRLARSLHREWPARVRLWVDDLAVFNRLAPQIRPDLDEQQLDGIQIIHWTDSPAPHTPAALVIEAFACDPPEQYIDAMPGHTRLWLNLEYLSAESWTAGFHGQPSPQRNGITKYFFFPGFSEQTGGLIAEAGLSERRRSWMHSSAKKKQFLQRLGLPQAQTYLEADTLFVSLFCYPSAPYRSLLHALRKSRKPVVLLVPQSVVPQLERDAITQLHGAVSIPDAGFDDEPVAATPDTTSASASGTKAVAATSERGANPDPAQEDAPQASPAPLPPVTLLRIPFLPQDEYDQLLWVCDLNFVRGEDSFVRAIWSRKPFLWQIYEQSEDIHLKKLQAWLALFPGHEETKAMMRSWNSPSRHAYFTNQLTALLNTPGQLDSWRRSCRTFAENLSKNKTLSESIRIFYEKTANSG; from the coding sequence TTGGACGCTTCCACTAAACCCATGGCGCTCGAAAACGCACCTGATATCGATATCTTCTGCCGGGTCGTCGACAATTACGGCGATATCGGCGTGTGCTGGCGGCTTGCCCGCTCTCTGCACCGCGAGTGGCCGGCACGGGTCAGGCTCTGGGTTGATGACCTGGCCGTTTTTAACCGCCTGGCGCCGCAAATCCGGCCAGACCTGGACGAACAACAGCTCGACGGCATTCAGATCATCCACTGGACCGACAGTCCTGCACCACATACGCCAGCCGCATTGGTCATCGAAGCATTCGCCTGTGATCCACCTGAGCAATACATTGATGCCATGCCAGGCCATACCCGGTTATGGCTCAATCTCGAATATTTGTCGGCCGAATCCTGGACTGCGGGTTTTCACGGTCAGCCCTCGCCCCAACGCAACGGCATCACAAAATATTTCTTCTTCCCGGGTTTTTCCGAGCAGACCGGCGGACTGATAGCAGAAGCCGGACTGAGTGAACGCCGGCGCAGCTGGATGCATTCCTCAGCAAAGAAAAAACAGTTTCTGCAGCGGCTTGGCCTGCCGCAGGCTCAGACCTATCTGGAAGCCGACACGCTCTTTGTCAGCCTGTTCTGTTATCCCTCTGCACCCTATCGCAGTCTGCTGCATGCCCTGAGAAAATCACGCAAGCCTGTGGTGCTGCTGGTTCCCCAGTCGGTCGTGCCCCAACTGGAGCGCGATGCCATCACCCAGTTGCATGGTGCGGTGTCCATTCCTGACGCTGGTTTCGATGACGAACCCGTCGCCGCTACCCCTGACACGACATCGGCATCGGCCTCTGGCACCAAAGCGGTGGCCGCAACATCTGAGCGTGGAGCGAATCCGGATCCGGCGCAAGAGGATGCTCCGCAGGCCTCGCCAGCGCCATTGCCGCCAGTCACACTGTTGCGCATCCCTTTTCTGCCTCAGGACGAATACGACCAGTTGTTATGGGTATGCGATCTGAATTTTGTGCGCGGCGAAGACAGTTTTGTGCGGGCCATCTGGTCCCGCAAACCCTTTCTTTGGCAGATATACGAGCAAAGTGAAGACATTCATCTGAAGAAACTGCAGGCCTGGCTTGCGCTCTTCCCAGGACATGAAGAAACCAAAGCCATGATGCGCAGCTGGAACTCTCCTTCCAGGCACGCCTACTTCACCAATCAGCTCACAGCGTTGCTCAATACCCCCGGGCAATTGGATAGCTGGCGCAGAAGCTGTCGCACATTTGCCGAAAATTTGTCTAAAAACAAGACATTATCGGAATCCATCCGGATTTTTTATGAAAAAACGGCCAACTCAGGCTAA
- a CDS encoding DUF2863 family protein, which translates to MNRKKPASLHASDQPLLDLCLALKQSGCIIEDRYWENLIQTSLLDIFRQNRKKTVERLLDHLSDSDSETHDILLEHAETLSESCEWVHDGVIYDCVFVAIPAIAWTRFDIPLPILDSSTLQTLGTLLTQHIAASDVRMAIHPQILSVDQMPRSFTGVFQWMMAITGKAFGAQTRSGVPVDDLSEDMRLMSDSRFVLAAFCTPKGQAVFRWQQAPGQFSEQRQICLDTWRTVATPLFQKLLPACGIELMLPDAFYIANRQADKRIRFAAITAATQWLQTVFNTTADAFRATVALYQDDTLREIRIGFTLLQSHEVIYGCLWPVFPDETEDQQLDTINDFAQLNTLLEHLQNNGIRHITCLKEVLDGSGDVSEEPLFPNPAGELMPVMMPDVSEDPIGRFH; encoded by the coding sequence ATGAACCGGAAAAAACCAGCCAGCCTGCACGCCAGCGATCAGCCGCTACTCGATTTATGCCTTGCCCTGAAGCAATCAGGCTGCATTATTGAAGATCGCTATTGGGAAAATCTGATTCAAACGTCTCTTCTGGACATCTTCAGACAGAACCGCAAGAAAACAGTGGAGCGACTACTGGATCACTTATCCGATAGCGACTCCGAGACCCACGATATCCTGCTGGAACATGCAGAAACACTATCGGAGTCCTGCGAATGGGTTCACGACGGCGTTATCTACGACTGCGTGTTCGTGGCCATTCCCGCCATTGCCTGGACCCGTTTCGACATTCCACTGCCCATTCTCGATAGCAGCACACTACAAACGCTGGGCACACTGCTCACGCAGCATATTGCCGCCAGTGATGTGCGAATGGCCATCCACCCGCAAATTCTCAGTGTCGATCAGATGCCGCGCTCGTTTACCGGCGTTTTCCAGTGGATGATGGCCATTACCGGCAAAGCTTTCGGTGCTCAGACTCGTTCCGGCGTGCCGGTGGATGATCTATCCGAAGACATGCGCTTAATGTCGGACAGCCGCTTTGTGCTGGCCGCCTTCTGCACGCCCAAAGGACAGGCGGTATTTCGCTGGCAGCAGGCGCCGGGCCAATTCAGTGAGCAACGACAGATCTGCCTTGACACCTGGCGTACCGTGGCAACACCACTGTTCCAGAAGCTGCTACCCGCCTGCGGCATAGAACTCATGCTGCCCGATGCGTTTTATATTGCCAACCGCCAGGCCGACAAACGAATCCGCTTCGCTGCTATTACTGCGGCCACGCAATGGCTGCAAACGGTATTTAACACCACAGCAGATGCATTTCGCGCCACGGTTGCACTGTATCAGGATGACACCCTGCGGGAAATCCGAATCGGCTTCACGCTGCTGCAGTCGCACGAAGTAATCTATGGATGCCTGTGGCCGGTCTTTCCGGACGAAACCGAAGACCAGCAACTGGACACCATTAATGATTTCGCCCAGCTCAACACCCTGCTGGAGCATCTGCAGAACAACGGCATCCGTCATATTACCTGCCTGAAGGAAGTGCTCGATGGCAGCGGTGATGTGTCGGAAGAACCGTTGTTCCCGAACCCTGCCGGGGAACTGATGCCCGTAATGATGCCAGACGTGTCGGAGGATCCCATTGGACGCTTCCACTAA
- the acnA gene encoding aconitate hydratase AcnA — protein MSLVSTLKEFSIGNNTANYYSLPELGKLLGVDIQSLPVSIRIVLESVLRNCDGQKITEEHVRQLANWQPVAKREDEIPFVVARVVLQDFTGVPLLADLAAMRAVADKMGKDPKKIEPLVPVDLVVDHSVMIDYFGTKNALDLNMKVEFQRNQERYQFMKWGMQAFDTFGVVPPGFGIVHQVNLEYLARGVYQKNNVYYPDSLVGTDSHTTMINGIGVVAWGVGGIEAEAAMLGQPVYFLTPDVIGVELTGQLRGGVTATDLVLTLTEMLRREKVVGKFVEFCGEGTATLSVTNRATIGNMAPEYGATMGFFPVDDHTIEYFKGTGRTEQEVAALENYFKAQNMYGIPKGKDIRYTKLLHLDLSTVAPSLAGPKRPQDRIEIGHVKNTFADLFVKPVTENGFNQSPEKFEQTFETSAGTKLKNGDILIAAITSCTNTSNPSVMLAAGLLAKKAVEAGMKISSHIKTSLAPGSRVVTEYLTATGLLPYLDKLGFDVAAYGCTTCIGNAGDLAADINQSIIENDLVCAAVLSGNRNFEARIHPNIKANFLASPPLVVAYALAGTITKDLMTEPVGKGKNGDVWLGDIWPSEQEVQELLATAMQPEVFRKNYAQVKTNPGKLWEKIKGVTGDVYNWPDSTYIAKPPFFDAFEMTPSPMPPVKNARALGIFGDSVTTDHISPAGSIKETSPAGRWLNDHGIMKADFNSYGSRRGNHEIMMRGTFANVRIKNLMIPPLPTGSRVEGGETLHQPSGEQMSIYDAAMKYIDDGVSTVVFGGEEYGTGSSRDWAAKGTQLLGVKAVIARSFERIHRSNLVGMGVLPLQFKNSDSVDTLGITGTETFDISGLENGIKAQQDVTLTIRRDDGSTQDVTVLLRIDTPIEVDYYQNGGILPFVLRQLL, from the coding sequence ATGTCGTTAGTAAGTACCCTCAAAGAATTCAGTATCGGCAACAATACTGCAAACTATTACTCCCTTCCCGAATTGGGCAAACTGCTTGGCGTGGACATCCAGTCGCTGCCGGTTTCCATTCGGATTGTGCTTGAATCGGTCTTGCGTAACTGCGATGGCCAGAAAATTACCGAAGAACATGTGCGCCAACTTGCCAACTGGCAGCCGGTGGCCAAGCGCGAAGACGAAATTCCATTCGTGGTTGCCCGTGTCGTTCTGCAGGACTTTACCGGCGTGCCATTGCTGGCCGACCTGGCCGCCATGCGTGCGGTTGCCGACAAAATGGGCAAGGACCCGAAAAAGATCGAGCCGCTGGTACCGGTAGACCTGGTCGTAGACCACTCGGTCATGATCGACTACTTCGGCACCAAAAATGCCCTGGATCTGAATATGAAAGTGGAGTTTCAGCGCAACCAGGAACGCTACCAGTTCATGAAATGGGGTATGCAGGCCTTTGATACCTTCGGCGTGGTGCCACCCGGGTTCGGTATTGTTCACCAGGTCAACCTTGAATATCTGGCCCGCGGCGTCTACCAGAAAAACAACGTCTACTATCCCGACTCGCTCGTGGGTACCGACAGCCATACCACCATGATCAATGGAATTGGTGTGGTTGCCTGGGGTGTGGGCGGCATCGAGGCCGAAGCGGCCATGCTCGGCCAGCCGGTCTATTTCCTCACGCCCGATGTGATCGGCGTTGAGCTCACCGGCCAGTTGCGCGGTGGCGTAACGGCAACCGATCTGGTGCTCACGCTTACCGAAATGCTGCGCCGTGAAAAAGTGGTTGGCAAATTCGTGGAATTCTGTGGTGAAGGTACGGCAACGCTGTCCGTCACCAACCGTGCCACCATCGGCAATATGGCACCGGAATACGGCGCCACCATGGGTTTTTTCCCGGTAGACGATCACACTATCGAATATTTCAAGGGCACCGGTCGTACCGAGCAGGAAGTGGCGGCGCTGGAAAATTATTTCAAAGCGCAGAACATGTACGGCATTCCCAAAGGCAAGGACATCCGCTACACCAAACTGCTGCACCTGGATCTGTCAACGGTGGCCCCTTCTCTGGCCGGCCCCAAACGGCCACAGGACCGTATCGAAATCGGCCACGTCAAAAATACCTTTGCCGATCTGTTCGTCAAACCGGTTACCGAAAACGGCTTTAATCAGAGTCCTGAAAAATTCGAGCAAACGTTCGAGACCAGCGCTGGCACCAAGCTCAAGAACGGCGATATCCTTATTGCTGCCATTACATCCTGCACCAATACATCCAATCCAAGCGTGATGCTGGCTGCAGGTCTGCTGGCCAAAAAGGCCGTAGAAGCCGGCATGAAAATCTCCAGCCACATCAAAACATCGCTGGCGCCCGGCTCCCGCGTCGTAACGGAATACCTGACGGCAACCGGCCTGCTGCCCTATCTGGACAAACTCGGGTTTGACGTAGCCGCTTATGGTTGCACTACCTGTATTGGCAATGCCGGTGATCTGGCAGCCGATATCAACCAGTCCATCATTGAAAATGACCTGGTCTGCGCCGCCGTTCTGTCCGGCAACCGCAACTTTGAAGCCCGGATTCATCCGAATATCAAAGCCAACTTCCTGGCATCGCCCCCCCTGGTGGTTGCCTATGCCCTGGCTGGCACCATCACCAAAGACCTGATGACCGAACCTGTAGGCAAGGGCAAGAACGGCGACGTGTGGCTCGGCGACATCTGGCCAAGCGAACAAGAGGTGCAGGAACTGCTGGCCACCGCCATGCAGCCCGAGGTATTCCGCAAGAATTACGCCCAGGTCAAAACCAACCCGGGAAAACTATGGGAAAAAATCAAGGGCGTGACCGGCGACGTATACAACTGGCCAGACTCTACCTACATTGCCAAACCGCCATTCTTTGACGCATTTGAAATGACGCCATCACCCATGCCGCCGGTCAAAAATGCCCGTGCGCTGGGTATTTTTGGCGACTCGGTCACCACCGACCATATCTCGCCTGCCGGTTCCATCAAGGAAACGTCGCCTGCGGGCCGCTGGCTCAACGACCATGGCATCATGAAAGCGGATTTCAACAGCTACGGTTCACGTCGCGGCAACCACGAAATCATGATGCGCGGTACGTTTGCCAACGTTCGAATCAAAAACCTGATGATTCCGCCACTGCCTACCGGTAGTCGCGTGGAAGGCGGCGAAACCCTGCACCAGCCAAGTGGCGAGCAGATGTCCATCTATGATGCAGCGATGAAGTACATTGACGATGGCGTGTCTACCGTGGTGTTCGGCGGTGAAGAATACGGCACAGGTTCTTCACGCGACTGGGCTGCCAAAGGAACGCAGCTATTGGGCGTTAAGGCAGTGATTGCCCGCAGCTTTGAACGTATCCACCGCAGCAATCTGGTAGGTATGGGTGTACTGCCGCTGCAGTTCAAAAACAGCGATAGTGTCGATACACTGGGCATCACCGGTACCGAAACTTTTGACATCAGCGGCCTGGAAAACGGCATCAAAGCTCAGCAGGATGTTACGCTAACCATTCGTCGGGACGATGGCAGCACTCAGGATGTCACCGTCCTGCTGCGTATCGATACGCCGATCGAAGTTGATTATTACCAGAACGGCGGCATTCTGCCGTTCGTACTGCGTCAGCTGCTTTGA
- a CDS encoding aminotransferase-like domain-containing protein — MNRAPFQFSKRATQLTSSAIREILKITERPEVTSFAGGLPSHLGFPSEQIRAAYDKVLSESPKVALQYGPTEGYRPLREWVVSDFQARGTKIDVEEVLIVSGSQQALDLIGKLLIDPGSKVLVESPSYLGALQSFSLYEPVYEPVATDDGGLIPEDITQEKADGARFIYCLPNFQNPTGRTMNLERRQALVERCARLNVPIVEDDPYGELRYAGEPLPGLLHLGREAGATVLRMGSFSKVLSPGMRLGYLVAPREIIAKLVQIKQATDLHTASVTQMAVYETIKDGFLTTHLPKVRELYRNQCQYMLDAMDEHFPKSAKWTRPTGGMFIWVKVDEQFDTTQALAQAVEQYNVAYVPGEPFYPGANAPKNTLRLSFVTVTEEKIRSGIADLGKLFTA; from the coding sequence ATGAACCGAGCTCCATTTCAATTTTCCAAACGTGCTACGCAACTGACCAGCTCCGCCATCCGCGAGATCCTGAAAATTACCGAACGTCCTGAAGTCACTTCATTTGCCGGTGGTCTGCCATCCCATCTGGGTTTCCCCAGCGAGCAGATCCGCGCAGCGTACGACAAAGTCCTGTCTGAATCTCCCAAAGTCGCACTGCAATACGGCCCTACTGAAGGCTACCGTCCATTGCGCGAATGGGTTGTCAGCGACTTCCAGGCCCGCGGCACGAAAATCGATGTGGAGGAAGTGCTTATTGTCTCCGGTTCCCAGCAGGCGCTGGATCTGATTGGCAAACTGCTGATTGATCCGGGTAGCAAAGTGCTGGTGGAATCGCCCAGCTATCTGGGTGCACTCCAGTCATTTTCGCTGTATGAGCCGGTATACGAACCGGTAGCGACCGATGACGGCGGCCTGATCCCTGAAGACATCACGCAAGAGAAAGCGGATGGCGCCCGTTTCATCTACTGCCTGCCCAACTTTCAGAACCCAACCGGCCGCACCATGAACCTGGAACGCCGCCAGGCGCTGGTCGAGCGCTGTGCCCGCCTGAATGTACCCATTGTGGAAGATGATCCTTACGGCGAATTGCGCTATGCGGGCGAACCGCTGCCCGGGCTGCTGCATCTTGGGCGTGAGGCCGGTGCGACCGTTTTGCGCATGGGTTCCTTCTCCAAAGTGCTTTCGCCCGGCATGCGTCTGGGATACCTGGTTGCACCGCGCGAAATCATCGCCAAACTGGTGCAAATCAAACAGGCCACCGATCTGCATACGGCTTCGGTCACCCAGATGGCAGTGTACGAGACCATCAAGGATGGCTTCCTGACCACGCATCTGCCCAAAGTGCGCGAGCTGTATCGCAATCAGTGCCAGTACATGCTTGACGCGATGGATGAGCATTTTCCCAAGTCGGCCAAATGGACTCGTCCTACCGGCGGCATGTTTATCTGGGTAAAAGTAGACGAACAGTTTGACACAACCCAGGCGCTGGCTCAGGCTGTAGAACAGTACAACGTTGCCTATGTACCAGGTGAACCGTTCTACCCCGGCGCCAATGCACCGAAAAACACGCTGCGCTTAAGTTTCGTGACCGTAACCGAAGAAAAAATCCGGTCCGGCATTGCCGATCTGGGTAAACTCTTTACGGCTTAA
- a CDS encoding glyoxalase superfamily protein has translation MHLEHAIPILRIFSIPLAETFYLDFLGFTKRWEHRFAPDMPLYMEIARDNLVLHLSEHFGDGTPGSAVFLPMEGIHALQQDLINKNASFARPDITKESWGFNMNVTDPFGNHLRFCEQHHEHS, from the coding sequence ATGCACCTTGAACACGCCATCCCCATTCTGCGCATTTTCTCCATCCCGCTGGCCGAGACGTTCTATCTGGATTTCCTGGGTTTTACAAAGCGCTGGGAACATCGTTTTGCACCCGATATGCCCTTATATATGGAGATCGCTCGTGACAATCTGGTCCTGCACCTGAGCGAACATTTCGGAGATGGTACGCCCGGCAGCGCGGTTTTCCTGCCCATGGAGGGGATTCACGCACTGCAGCAGGATCTGATCAACAAAAACGCTTCTTTCGCCCGCCCTGACATCACAAAAGAATCCTGGGGTTTCAACATGAATGTCACCGATCCTTTCGGCAACCATCTGAGATTTTGTGAACAGCATCATGAGCACAGCTAA
- a CDS encoding GNAT family N-acetyltransferase yields the protein MTLQITHHPETGRIEANVDNNLCYIEYRLQAPVMHVLHTIVPDAVGGRGIAGKLTEFALDLARANNWKINPVCSYTAAYFKRHPQLEPLRT from the coding sequence ATGACATTACAGATTACCCACCACCCCGAAACAGGCCGCATCGAAGCCAACGTTGACAACAATCTATGCTATATAGAATATCGACTGCAGGCGCCGGTGATGCATGTATTGCACACCATTGTGCCCGACGCGGTCGGCGGGCGCGGTATTGCCGGCAAACTAACCGAATTTGCACTGGACCTGGCACGTGCCAATAACTGGAAAATCAATCCTGTGTGTAGCTACACGGCCGCTTACTTCAAGCGCCATCCGCAGCTGGAACCGCTGCGCACCTGA
- a CDS encoding bifunctional 2-methylcitrate dehydratase/aconitate hydratase, giving the protein MSGPVSAVRPDPDQVLVDIVDYVLYKELSSDLAYETARNCLIDTLGCGLEALEYPACRKLLGPIVPGTMVPNGAKVPGTQFQLDPVQAAFNIGAMIRWLDFNDTWLAAEWGHPSDNLGGILATADWLSRNAVAAGKAALTMREVLTGMIKAHEIQGCIALENSFNKVGLDHVVLVKVASTAVVAQMLGLSRDEIINAVSLAWVDGQSLRTYRHAPNAGSRKSWAAGDATSRAVRLALMAKTGEMGYPSVLTARTWGFYDVLFKGQPFIFQRPYGSYVMENVLFKISYPAEFHAQTAVECAMQIHDQLKAAGKSADDIRQITIRTHEACIRIIDKKGPLNNPADRDHCIQYMVAVPLLLGRLTAGDYENTIAADPRIDALREKINCVEDPAFTRDYHDPEKRSIANALTVQLNDGSTLDEVICEYPIGHKRRRKEGIPLLEAKFRVNLARAFPGKQQENILAVSLDQKTLEAMPVHEYMDLYVI; this is encoded by the coding sequence ATGTCCGGCCCTGTTTCTGCTGTTCGCCCTGATCCCGATCAGGTCCTTGTCGATATTGTCGACTACGTTCTCTACAAGGAACTCAGTAGCGACCTGGCGTATGAAACGGCACGCAACTGCCTGATCGATACGCTGGGCTGCGGGCTGGAGGCGCTTGAGTACCCGGCATGCCGCAAGCTGCTGGGCCCCATCGTACCGGGCACCATGGTGCCCAATGGCGCCAAAGTGCCGGGCACGCAGTTTCAGCTCGATCCGGTACAGGCGGCATTCAATATCGGCGCCATGATTCGCTGGCTCGATTTCAATGACACCTGGCTTGCCGCAGAATGGGGTCACCCCTCGGACAACCTGGGCGGCATTCTGGCCACGGCCGACTGGCTGTCACGCAATGCGGTAGCAGCAGGCAAGGCTGCGCTGACCATGCGCGAGGTGCTAACGGGCATGATCAAGGCGCATGAGATTCAGGGCTGCATTGCCCTTGAGAACTCGTTTAACAAAGTCGGGCTGGATCATGTGGTGCTGGTCAAAGTGGCCTCTACCGCCGTGGTCGCGCAAATGCTGGGACTGAGTCGTGACGAAATTATTAACGCCGTGTCGCTGGCGTGGGTGGATGGTCAAAGCCTGCGCACCTATCGCCACGCCCCCAACGCCGGCAGCCGCAAATCCTGGGCGGCCGGCGATGCCACCAGTCGCGCCGTACGCCTGGCCCTGATGGCCAAAACAGGTGAGATGGGATACCCATCGGTGCTGACCGCAAGAACCTGGGGCTTTTATGATGTGCTTTTCAAGGGACAGCCGTTTATCTTTCAGCGCCCCTATGGCAGTTACGTCATGGAAAACGTACTGTTCAAGATCTCGTACCCGGCCGAATTCCATGCACAGACCGCCGTTGAATGCGCCATGCAAATTCACGATCAACTGAAAGCGGCAGGCAAGTCTGCCGACGATATCAGGCAAATCACCATCCGTACCCACGAAGCGTGCATCCGTATCATCGATAAAAAAGGACCACTCAATAACCCGGCAGACCGCGATCACTGCATTCAGTACATGGTTGCCGTGCCCCTGCTGCTAGGTCGCCTCACGGCGGGCGACTACGAAAACACGATTGCCGCCGATCCACGCATTGATGCCTTGCGAGAGAAAATCAATTGTGTTGAAGATCCGGCGTTTACCCGCGATTATCATGACCCTGAAAAACGTTCGATTGCCAATGCGCTCACGGTGCAATTGAACGATGGCAGCACACTGGATGAAGTGATCTGCGAATATCCGATAGGTCACAAGCGCCGCCGCAAGGAAGGCATTCCACTGCTGGAGGCCAAGTTTCGCGTCAACCTGGCGCGCGCATTTCCGGGCAAACAACAGGAGAACATTCTGGCCGTTTCACTGGACCAGAAAACGCTCGAAGCCATGCCGGTCCACGAGTATATGGATTTGTATGTCATTTAA
- a CDS encoding malate dehydrogenase, with protein MSKPAVRVAVTGAAGQIGYALLFRIASGEMLGKDQPVILQLLEIPDEKAQKALKGVIMELDDCAFPLLQEITAHSDPKTAFKDADIALLVGARPRGPGMERKDLLKVNAQIFTAQGKALNEVASRNVKVLVVGNPANTNAYIAMKSAPDLPAKNFTAMLRLDHNRALTQLAQKSGKAVKDIEKLVVWGNHSPTMYPDIRFATVGGEGLEQLINDDAWNKDTFIPTVGKRGAAIIDARGLSSAASAANAAIDHVRDWVLGSNGKWVTMGVPSDGSYGIPEGIIYGVPVTTENGEYTVVKDLEINEFSRERMDFTLNELLEERDGVADLLG; from the coding sequence ATGTCCAAACCCGCCGTACGCGTCGCCGTCACGGGCGCCGCCGGTCAGATCGGCTACGCTCTGCTTTTCCGCATTGCATCAGGCGAAATGCTCGGTAAAGACCAGCCTGTTATTTTGCAACTGCTGGAAATCCCCGATGAAAAAGCGCAAAAGGCCCTCAAAGGGGTCATCATGGAACTGGATGACTGCGCTTTCCCATTGCTGCAGGAAATTACCGCTCACAGCGATCCGAAAACAGCCTTCAAAGATGCTGATATTGCTCTGCTGGTAGGTGCCCGTCCGCGTGGCCCCGGCATGGAGCGCAAAGATCTGCTTAAAGTGAATGCGCAGATTTTCACAGCACAGGGCAAGGCACTGAATGAAGTCGCCAGCCGCAACGTAAAAGTGCTGGTTGTTGGCAACCCTGCCAATACCAACGCCTATATCGCTATGAAATCCGCACCGGATCTGCCTGCTAAAAACTTCACCGCCATGCTGCGCCTGGATCATAACCGTGCGCTTACCCAGCTGGCACAAAAATCCGGCAAAGCTGTTAAAGATATCGAGAAACTGGTCGTGTGGGGCAACCACTCACCCACCATGTACCCGGACATCCGCTTTGCCACCGTTGGTGGAGAAGGTCTGGAACAGCTTATCAATGACGACGCATGGAACAAAGACACCTTTATTCCTACCGTAGGCAAACGCGGCGCCGCCATCATTGACGCACGTGGCCTTTCCTCAGCCGCTTCAGCAGCCAATGCAGCGATTGATCACGTCCGTGATTGGGTTCTGGGCAGCAATGGCAAATGGGTCACCATGGGTGTTCCTTCTGACGGCTCTTATGGCATTCCCGAAGGCATCATCTACGGCGTGCCTGTCACAACAGAAAACGGTGAATACACGGTTGTAAAAGACCTGGAAATCAACGAGTTTTCCCGTGAACGCATGGACTTTACCCTGAACGAGTTGCTCGAAGAGCGCGACGGCGTTGCCGATCTGCTGGGTTAA